The genomic stretch ATCGTGAGGTCGTGTGCCAGTGATGCTGGCTCTGGTTTGGATTTGGAGTGGTGTGATCTGTGTCCCCGTCTCTTTCAAGAattggtttctttttgagaCTAATTGTTTAATTACTTCTGTTTTTTATTCCgcccaccccctccccccgccTTCCTATGAAATGGGGCTAACCCTTCCCTACTGCACAGGACCTGTCATGGGACAGAGGCACAGCTTGCCATGGTGATaaggctgtgctgggacctgTAGTGAAGGACAAACCGGGGATTTCCAAACCAAAAGATTTGGTGAGTCAGACAGCTTAAGGGATAAAGGTGTGGAGGGAAGAGGCAAGAGTTTTAGCTGGAGTAAAAGACATTTAAGATCTTCACAGCATCTGGCCTGGACAGTCATTAGGAACGTGGGTTTCAGAAGCAGCTGACTCTGGTGAAAATGTTGTTGAACTCATTCCTGCAGTTTGCAgtacaggaggcagcagcatcctttgctttcctcttcctttctgtAGTGTTTGTTTCTTAACTTTAGTGGTTTTTTTGAACCACGAGAGTTTTctcttcaatttattttcaaaaacgTTCCCTCTCTTTAGAACATCCTACCCTGTGCCACCATCCCGGAGCTCTTCTCCCGTTAACGCTCACGTGCGGCTCTTCGCAGTGGCGATGGCAGAGTTTGCAGAAGTCTCTGCGATAACCAACCccatccttcccctccccagcccgccGGCTTCCAGCAGGGACGGCTGGGAGAGCGCACGGGCGGGAGCGATGCTGAACGGGGCTGAGCGGAGCCTCGGGCGCTGCCGGCTGCTCTCGGTGTAGCGGCGGGGAGAACCCGGTACCCCCAGCTAGGGCAGCGTGTTCACCGCGCCGCTGACCGGGGCACAAGGCTGCGGGGCAGTCGGTGTcggtgctgggctgtgggtgtCTGTGCGGGGCAgtcggtgccggtgccggtgccggtcccGGCGGGGCGCGGTCCCTTTAAGGCCGCGGGTTCCCTGCGCCGCCCGGCGGAGCCGCCTCGCGCCGCTCGGGGAGCGGCGTCACGTGGGGCGCGGCGGCCTCGTGACCGGCCGCGAGCGCAGCACCGGGGCCGCCGCTCCGCGCGCGCCGCTGGGGAGGGGCCGCTCCCGTCCCCTCCCCCCGCCGCGGGCCCctcgcgccgccgccgcccccgaGCTCCGGCGcccccgggcggggcggggcggccggcgcgcgccgggcccggcgccgcTTCCTGGTCGGCCCCGCGGGACGAGGCAGCGCCGGCCCAGCATGGACAGCAAACCGCTGCTGCAGGAGCGGCCCCCCGCCTacagccccgccgcgccgggcGCGCCGGGCTACGACTACGGGCACGGCAACTACGGCGCCATCCCCGCCCCGCAGCCCGGCTTCCAGCCGCCCCCGCCGTACTCCTACCCGGGCGCCGCGGCCGCCCCAGGTGGGTCACGGGCGGCGCCGACTCCGAgggggctgcgggcggggggTCCCCGGTGTGCGGAGCGGGCGCCCGAGCGCCCCGCTGCCCCTTCgctggggcggggggcggccgtGGGGAGGCCCCCGCTCCCGGGACTGGGCTGGGGAGCCGCGGGCTCGGGAGCCGGGTTGGGGCCGGCCGGCGGGAGCGGGGAGCCCCGGGCCGTTCCCCGGCACGGGGAGGCGCTGGGGCTGCCGCGGCTCCCCCGCTCGAAGGCAGCGCGGGGGGGCGGGTGCGCCGGGATCCAGGTGTTCCGAAGCGCCGTCTCCCTTTGCCCTCCTTCCCTCGGGGCCCCTGAGCTGTTTGTGTTGTGCTCTCCCCAAAATCTCGGCTGGGGTCGCGGGCATTCCTCACACGCGCGGGTTTTCTGCTCAGAAGAatggcagagccacagctgtgctTGGCACTGAAACGGACCCCAAACTTGTTCTTTGCCTGCACTTCACTGTGCTCTGGttaatgtttgttttttctgataCACTTCAGTAGTCGGGGAGAGACTTAGGCAGGTGAGTAGATGCAATACTTATATTAACAATTAATACTAACATCTGCCCAAGAAAGAAGTAGCCTCTCAGGAAAGAGGAATGCTTCAGAAGTTGTAGAAGTTACACAGCAGACACAGACCCCCGTCTCTGAGTCGAACCCTGAGGCAATAAATTGATTTTCCTGTTGATAACTTGAAGCTTGTTTTCCTGCAATATAGGTATTAGTGGTTATTTTCAGTTTGAGTTGTGAGGTTACCAGACTTCACAGATGGATAACTTGATTGAAAAAAGTCTGAGAAGTTGGGAAATAAGCTTAAAATGGATTATAATTGGGCAAATTGTGCCTTTATTACACTGTGTGCATCTAACCATCcatttcaaaagctttttaaaagtataattTAAAGTTTTTAATGTTAATAAAGCAGTTAAAGCCTTCTGTCTTCTATCTACAACCATTAAAATTACTCATTCTTTTGCTAACAACATGGACTTTCtgaaagttggggttttttcctatgCTATCCCTTTCTACTTGCATGCTATCACTCCTACCTTGTTTTCCAATTAGACACTTAGTATATGGAATTAAAGGTTGAAACTAGAGGAAGGTTTATTCTGTTTCAAATCATTTGTCTGCTGTTCTTGATATAAAACATCCAGAAGTGAAAGCTATGGTCATTGTTTAAACAGTTTTTCCCGGGTGCTCGGCAGCATTGAAACAAAATCTTGAAGTTAATTATTAGCTCAGTGTCCTTTTGGGATGGTTAAATTGATACTTGGGTTTATGAAGTGGCTTTGTTATTAGATGTGCCCGGTGTTCCAGTTCTGATTTTGATAGAGCTTCAAGTGCTTAATCAAGACTACATTCCTGTTtattattttccatgttttgttGTCATACTTGTAAATTGTCGTTGTTCTGTGTGGTGattgagggttttttcttattttaggaTATGCTGTTCCTCCACCGACATCACAGCCAAACTACTCGAGCACGTACACCATCATTCAACAGCCTGCCACCACCACTTCTGTAGTAGTCGTTGGTGGCTGTCCTGCCTGCAGGTAAAATGGCTCTTGAGGAATTAAACTCAGtcttgggttttgttgtttaataTGGAGGTATCCATATGGTTCCTTGGTTTTCAATAGCTTTTCTTGGTGTGTGTATTACAAGTAACTGAAAAGGCACTAAAATCTAGGAGTGGAATGCTTTGGTTTGTGTTAGTGTGAGCTTGTCCTGGTGGGCTCGTGACATGTGCTATAAATAATGCAAGACACTTTAAACATGAATTTGTTCTTTAAGATGGAGGAACGTCTGTAAGTGATACTTTTAACGAAATGGCACTTCAGTAAGAAATGTAACAGGTCAGTTCTTGGGCAGAGCATGACAGGAAGTCCTTTCTGATTTGTTTATGCCTGGTGATGGTGAGTAGTATGATTTTATTGTGAAACTCTGTAATCTTTGACCGTAgtcacttctggttttctggCAGTACTGTGGAAGAACTTCTGCTGTTGTGGTGtgtgtcccattcccagtccaaaCTGTGCAAAACCAGGCAGAGTGATTGTCATTATTGGCTGAAAACATTGGTGGCTTAAAGCTTTAAAAGTTCTCTGAAAGTCCTTTAactgcagaagagcagaggaaTTGATAGACCAGACCAAAAATGTCAGTCTGCTGCAGTggtgaaaaccagaaaaagtgGTCAGCTGTTACATGGAGTTGCAGCAAGAGGACATCTTCCCCCTTGGAGATCACAGCCATAAAAAAGGAAGGAGGCACTCAGTTTTCTCACTAGTGCTGTAAGTTAGCTGTAGTCCCTTTCACTTGTCAGTTCTTCTCTTCCTGGGATATTTGCCATGGCTGAGGGCAGAGAGATTGCTGCTGGTGCAGTTcaggcactgctctgcctggccagCTGTGACTCAAATGCAGGCTCCTTCCCCTCAGTTAAAGTGTACAGGAGTTACCCTTGGGGTGTCTTGCAAGGAGGCACTTGATACTCTGCAGGTCTGAGCCCTTCCTTGCCTTTCAGAAGGTGTAGGGAACCTGCCTGAGTAGCTGTAGGGATTCCAGTTTGGTGTGTGATGAGTGTGACAGAGGATGTCATATGGCAGAGGCTGTAGCCCAAGTCGTAAAGCTGATGTTTGTCTGAGAGTCAATACCTGCCTTCAAAGGTGGATTCAAATAAGAAGTATCCTGTGGTGTTATGTAAAAACAGGTGCCTGTTGAAATGGCACTAGTTAAGGCTGAAAAACCTGTACCAGCTGGAGCTATTGATCTAGAAGGTGTGTGTTTTAAACTGGGGGAAAGCAAGTGCTGAGCTGTTCAGAGGATGTGGTAGATCCTGCCACCTGAGTGATTACATCAACACGCTGATGCTGTAGCTCAGCCAGAAGACAGGGCAGATGTGCACGGCCTGGAGAGAAGCAGGCAGTGTATTTATACACACAGGTTTTCTGGCCCTGACCCCAGGACAGCTCAAAGCATTTCACTGGGGAACTGCTCTTGGAAATAGCTTAAAATGGGTGGGCTCTTGttgatattattttttctttttctggaagtccatagaatatgctgagtgtagagggacccatcaggatcatctagtccaactcctggccctatACAGGACACTCCAAGAATCCCACCATGAACTTGAGAGTTGTCCAAACACTTGCTGAGCTCAGACAGGCTTGAGGCTTCTGGGATGGTCCAGGAAAGACTTCTGAAACGATCATTTGCACATATAATACATAACTTCAGccaaatttttgaaaataagcaGTCTGATGTTAGTTGTTTTTAAGTGATCTCACTTGAGTCGCTTTCTTAAGtcatcagctgtgcccagctggaaGTACCCATTGTGAACGCTTTCCTAAAGCAAAATGCTCTCCACAAAATCCTAGTTTACTCTTGGATCCTAAGTTTCTGGTTTAggctttgaaagaaataaattgtgaGGAGAACTGTGAAATACTCTGGATCAGGGAATCCCAAGGATGAGTAACTGTATCTAGTAATGGTGTGTCAGTCTCCTTTGCCCTATTGCAATGTTAGTTCCTAATTGTCCTGATTGAGAAAAAACTCAATCCTCTTTGACTTCTCAGGACCTTAAACACAGTTCTACTTTATGTCCATGTCCTGGAAACCTATTTTATGATAAATGCAATGTGCAGCTACACTGAAAACTGCCCTGAACAGAAAAGATGTTGAAGGGGCATTGAGAAATATTAAAAGCTATTAATGGTACATAAAAAACTTTGTCATTAAACTGTCAGGTTGTAAggggatagaatataagaaaatttGATGTAGAAAGTAATtttacccctaaggagttgcagctgggccaattatcaaagattaggagcaggcctgactttaacaggccacagctgtaagcagtgagaagaagagtgttataaaagagtgggttggcTGGTTGGgaagggaactggagtcagttggctgctttgtgaagaaggaagaggcagtgctctgaggagctgcccaagagaaacaccaagaaggtGTGAAACTTTTGTGATAAGGATACAACAGTATTGCACATGGAGCCCgtgcaataagatgacaacacCAGGTCAGTTGTCCTGTTACTTTCCTGATTTGGTGGTGCATGATTGTTAGAGGAGTCCATCTGCTTTAGATCACCAGGAGGAGCCTTATTTGTGGCTGTGGGATGATGTAACTGATGGAGGAACCTAAAGGCCATCAAGAGGATTTCTGCCATCAGGAATACAAAGCAGTCTGTTGCCCTATGGCATGTATTTGTGCTGCTGATTGAAATCAAAACCATTTCCAACTTAAAATATATGGTATTGAGGAGAAATATGCAGTACTGGTTTCTTATCTGAATTGGTGTCTATTTTATTGCAGTCACGAGTGATCTTGCAGTTAATAAGCTGGCTCGAGTACAGTCCATCTCTAGGCGCTTTTTTTTATGGTATTTAGTCATAAAAAGTACAAAGTTTCTCCAGCAGTAGCCTCTCTGAAGTTGGTAATATGCCCGTGGTGACTGGCAATTGcattcctgcccttctccctcTGAAGCACTGCTGCCATCTGAGGGATGACTCTCCTGTCTCTTGCTTAGAGCTATTCCTCACATAGAGCTCCTTCATCACTGGTCAGTGTTGCTTTCTAGTTACAGACTTCGGTTTTAATGTGCTCCATCCTTCCTTGCACTCTCAGAATGTCTTTGGTGGTTGGAGTCCTGTTTTCTCAGTGTGTGTTCTTCTCCCAGCCCTGATGTACAGAGAATTAAACGGAGTTGCACAATCCTGTCAGCTTTATGGCTTCTAGCTGACATTTAAGGTTTGGCCAAGTCCTGCTTTTAAACTATTTTATGTTCCTGAGTACGTGTTGAGTCATTATAGGCACTGACTTTAGATATCCTGCTGTGGAATTATCTTTTTAGCTTGGAGAATGCAGCCTGGCTGCTTTACTTGTGGtcactttcattttctttttctctgtcttttgtTCATGGCGATAACTAACTGCTCAGGAATGTTTGCTTTCCTGTTATTTAACAGAAGAAAGttccttttaaaaactgcaaacacattttcttGATCTGATGACTGCAAAAGCCAGCTCCCTCAAAATCTGGGGGAGAGCCTGTGATGGGTCctgttgggtttttatttttctgttcaacTGTATTCAGTTGCTtgggagaaagagcagggaaaaggaccTCACACTGCTGCAGCTTTCACTTCTGACagctacagtgcagctgctgctccagcattGTAGTGGGTCTCAAATTTTGCCAATACTGAAGCTTCTTCCTGAACTGGAAGATGAGACAAGTTTaattaaaactgtatttattcTGAGATGTTTTACAGCATTCTCCCTGCTACAgatgtggtttt from Haemorhous mexicanus isolate bHaeMex1 chromosome 17, bHaeMex1.pri, whole genome shotgun sequence encodes the following:
- the BRI3 gene encoding membrane protein BRI3; this translates as MDSKPLLQERPPAYSPAAPGAPGYDYGHGNYGAIPAPQPGFQPPPPYSYPGAAAAPGYAVPPPTSQPNYSSTYTIIQQPATTTSVVVVGGCPACRVGVLEDTFTCLGVLCAIVFFPIGILFCLALRQRRCPNCGAAFG